The region GTTTGGCGATCTGCTGGGCGCGGACGGAGGAGTTGTCGACCGATCGGACATCGATCCGCTCGTCGGTCTCCACCCGGTACTTGTTCACCCCGATCACCGGTTGCCGCCCGGAGTCGATCCGCGCCTGGGTACGGGCCGCGGCCTCCTCGATGCGCAGCTTGGGGATGCCCGCGTCGATCGCCCGGGCCATCCCGCCGGCCGCCTCGACCTCCTCGATGTGCTGCCACGCCCGCCGCGCCAGGTCGTACGTCAGCCGCTCCACATAGGCGCTGCCGCCCCACGGGTCGATCACCCGGCCCGTGCCCGACTCCTGCTGGATCAGCAGCTGGGTGTTGCGGGCGATCCGCGCGGAGAAGTCCGTGGGCAGCGCGAGCGCCTCGTCCAGGGCGTTGGTGTGCAGCGACTGGGTGTGGCCCTGGGTGGCCGCCATCGCCTCCACACACGTCCGGGTCACGTTGTTGAACACGTCCTGCGCCGTCAGCGACCAGCCGGAGGTCTGCGAATGGGTCCGCAGGGAGAGCGACTTGGGGTTCTTCGGGTCGAACTGCCGCACGAGCTTGGCCCACAGCAGGCGGGCCGCGCGCAGTTTGGCGATCTCCATGAAGAAGTTCATCCCGATCGCCCAGAAGAACGACAGCCGCGGCGCGAACGCGTCCACGTCCAGCCCCACCTCCCGCCCGGCCCTGATGTACTCCACCCCGTCCGCGAGCGTGTACGCCAGTTCCAGATCGGCCGTCGCACCCGCTTCCTGGATGTGATAGCCCGAAATGGAGATGGAGTTGTAGCGCGGCATCCGCCGCGAGGTGAAGGCGAAGATGTCGGAGATGATCCGCATCGACGGCTTCGGCGGATAAATGTAGGTGTTGCGGACCATGAACTCCTTGAGGATGTCGTTCTGAATGGTCCCCGCCAGCTTCTCCGGCGGCACACCCTGCTCCTCCGCGGCCACGATGTACAGCGCGAGGACCGGCAGCACGGCGCCGTTCATCGTCATCGACACCGTCATCCGGTCCAGCGGAATCCCGTCGAACAACTGCCGCATGTCATAGATCGAATCGATCGCCACCCCCGCCATGCCGACGTCACCGGTCACCCGCGGATGATCACTGTCATACCCCCGGTGGGTCGGCAGGTCGAACGCGACCGACAGACCCTTCTGACCGGCCGCCAGATTCCGCCGGTAGAACGCGTTCGACTCCTCAGCGGTCGAGAAGCCCGCGTACTGCCGGACCGTCCACGGCTGGTTCACATACATCGTGGGATACGGACCACGCAGGAACGGCGCGACACCCGGGAAGGTGCCCAGGAAGTCCAGTCCCTCCAGATCCTTCCCCGTGTACAACGGCTTGACCGCGATGCCCTCCGGGGTCTCCCACCGCAGGTCGTCGTCGCCGTGGGCCTCCTTGACGGCGCGGCCCCACTCGTCCGGACCGGCACCGGGCGTCCCGGTGCCGAGCTCGACCGCGGAGAAGTCGGGGATGGACATCAGGACACTCCCATACGGTCAAGGGCGGCGGTGAGCACGGACACCGCGTCGCAGCCGGTGAAGACGTAGGTGTCGACACCGGCGTGAGCAGCCGGACGTCCGGCGAGGAACACGTGTTCCGCGCCTGCCGCGCGCAACCGGGCCGCGACGTCCTCGGCCTGCTCCCCGTACAGGGCGTCGCTGGAACACAGGCACGCGTCTCGTGCGCCGCTGTCCTCGAAGGCTCCCCCGGTGACGGTCTCGATCCCGCCCGCCTGGAAGAGGTTGGCCGCGAAGGCGGCCCGGGCGGACGACGCGCCCGCCGGACCGAACTCGGCCAGATGGATCCGCGGCCTGGCCCCGGTCGCGGCGAGATGGGCGTCGGAGCGGGCCCGCAGCGCCTCGAACGCCTCATCGCGGCGGACCCGCGGCAGGCCCCCCGGGGGCGGCGCGGGCGCCGGGGGACGGACCACCGGCGTCTCGGCCAGATTCGGGAACTCGCTGACCCCGGTGACCGGTTCAGTGCGCTTCGCCAGCCTGGTGCTGCGTGCCGACCAGGTCGCGGCCAGCCGGTCGCGCACCAGCCCGGAGCGCAGGGACGCCGCCTGGCCGCCGGCCCGTTCGATGTCCTGGAAGAACTCCCATGCCGCGTGCGCGAGTTCCTCGGTCAGCCGCTCCACGTACCAGGAGCCGCCGGCCGGGTCGATCACCCGGGACAGGTGCGCCTCCTCGACCAGGACGGTCGAGGTGTTGCGCGCTATGCGCCGCGCGAAGGCGTCCGGCAGGCCCAGCGCGTGGTCGAAGGGCAGGACCGTCACCGCGTCGGCACCTCCCACTCCCGCGGCCAGCGTCGCGACCGTCGTGCGCAGCATGTTCACCCACGGGTCGCGGCGCGTCATCATCACCGGCGAGGTCACCGCGTGCTGGAGCTGCCCGCCCGCACGCGGCACCCCGCACACCTCGGCGACCCGGGCCCACAGCCGGCGCGCCGCGCGCAGCTTGGCGACGGTCAGGAACTGGTCGGCGGTCGCCGCGTACCGGAACTCCCGGACCTGCTCATATGCCTGCCCGACGCTGAGCCCGGCGTCCGTCAGCGCCCGCAGGTACGCGACACCCGTGGCCAGGGAGCAGCCCAGTTCCTGCGCGGCCGAGCCGCCGGCCTCGTGGTACGGCAGCGCGTCCACGGTGAAGGCCCGCAGGCCCGGGTGGCGTGTGCCGCACAGCCGGGCCAGTTCGACCAGGGGCCCGATGTCGTACGGCCGTCCGGTGGCGGCCTCGTGGCCGAGGGGGTCCGCGCCCAGGCTGCCGCGTACGGCGTCGGCGGTGACACCGCGCTCCTCGTGGATCCGCACCAGGCGCCGCGCCGCCGGCACGGTCTCCTCGCCCGCGTCCAGGACCACGGGCGCCAGGTCGAGGTGGACACCGTCGAGCGTGCCCGCCAGTGCGTCGACCGGGATGCCGGCGGTCTCGCCCACCACCAGCCACAGCGAGGTGGCGCCGGTCTCCAGGTCGGCCAGCACCGCCTCGGCGCCGGCGGCCGTGTGCCGCTGGCGGACGTCCCAGCCGCCGACCGTGTTGCCCTCGGGCCGGCTGCCGCGCACGAAGGGGGCGAAGCCGGGAAGGCCGGGCGCGGCGGCGGTGTCGCGCGAGGTGTACAGGGGGCGGACGCGGAGCCCGTCGTCGACGACGGTGGACAGGGCGTCCTCCGCCTCCTGACCGGTGATCTCCTTACCGGACTTGCGCAGAACGCCGGCCGCCAGTTCCCGCCACTGATCATGCGTCGCGGAAGGGAACTCGGCCGCAAGAGGCAACTCGTCGTCAGACAACACCGTCATGCCTGGATGTTAGAGCAGCCGGTCCGCCGACCGCACGAATTGCCGGGTGCGGACCGGGTGTGAGGTTGTTCTCACCGCTGCGCCTGTTCCGCCGCCGCCAGGAGGAAACGGCCTTCTTCACCATGGGAATAAGGAAACGGGAAAGTCCCCGTACTTCACCGGTGAATTTCCCATTCGGCGCTGCTCGCAGACGGGCCGTGAACAATGGGCGCACGGCCGGGGAAAGGGCCGCCATGACCTGCCGGACCTGAGCGGCGCCCGGTCCGGTCGGTGATCCGGTGTGCTGCGTAGCCGTCCGGGCCCGGACGGCTACGCGCGGCGGCGGCCCTTCGCCCGGCGCGGGTAGGGGAACAGCCGGGGGCGGCGTTTGGCCGCGACGTCCTCCACCCAGCCGAAGAGCAGCAGCGCCAGCGCGATCAGCGGGACGGCGAGCAGCAGCGGGAGCCACTGGCTCGACAGCAGCCAGCGCAGGTGGGTGTAGCAGAACTCGTTGTTCCACAGCGGGTCGATCAGCGGCTCGGTCAGCACCAGGGCCACGCAGTGCCACAGATAGACGGTCACCGCACGGGAGTTGAGCAGGCTGACCACGCCGTTGAATTTCTCCAGCGGCCGAGGCCACTGCTCCCACGAGGGGCTCAGATGGAGCAGCAGCAGGACGCACCCGAAGGACCAGACGGCCTGCGCCAGCGGCACCCCCTCCAGGTCGGGGCCGATCCGGGGGTCGTCGACCGGTGCCTGCTGGAGCCACCAGAAGCCGGCCGCCAGCACCAGCGGCGCGATCGACGGCACGACGTACTGCGGTATCCGGCGCAGCAGGCCCTCCTGGTGCGCGATGCCGAGCAGCCAGCAGGAGCCGAAGGTGGTGAAGTCGGTCGCGGTCTCCATGATCCGGCCCGACTGGTCGAGCAGCCCGGAGTTGAGGACCGCCGACAGCACCAGCGGGACCGCGAGTGTGACCCAGGGCAGCCGGCGTACGGCCTTGAGCATGAGCGGCGAGAGCAGCACGTACCAGAGGTAGGCGCGCAGGTACCACAGCGGGACGACGACCTGCTCGGCCCAGCTGGTCGGCAGGTGGCCGCCGAAGCCGTGCACGGTCTCGGCGAAGGGCGGGGTGCTCAGCGGCAGCACCCAGAAGGCGAGCTTGCCCCACCACCAGTGCGGGTGGCCCTCGGAGTGCGGGCCCCAGCCGTCGAGGATCATCGCGGTCAGCACGACC is a window of Streptomyces sp. NBC_01477 DNA encoding:
- the scpA gene encoding methylmalonyl-CoA mutase — translated: MSIPDFSAVELGTGTPGAGPDEWGRAVKEAHGDDDLRWETPEGIAVKPLYTGKDLEGLDFLGTFPGVAPFLRGPYPTMYVNQPWTVRQYAGFSTAEESNAFYRRNLAAGQKGLSVAFDLPTHRGYDSDHPRVTGDVGMAGVAIDSIYDMRQLFDGIPLDRMTVSMTMNGAVLPVLALYIVAAEEQGVPPEKLAGTIQNDILKEFMVRNTYIYPPKPSMRIISDIFAFTSRRMPRYNSISISGYHIQEAGATADLELAYTLADGVEYIRAGREVGLDVDAFAPRLSFFWAIGMNFFMEIAKLRAARLLWAKLVRQFDPKNPKSLSLRTHSQTSGWSLTAQDVFNNVTRTCVEAMAATQGHTQSLHTNALDEALALPTDFSARIARNTQLLIQQESGTGRVIDPWGGSAYVERLTYDLARRAWQHIEEVEAAGGMARAIDAGIPKLRIEEAAARTQARIDSGRQPVIGVNKYRVETDERIDVRSVDNSSVRAQQIAKLRRLRAERDETACQDALDALTRAAGGRRDNLLDLAVRAARAKATVGEISDALEKVYGRHAGQVRTISGVYRTEAGQSPSVERTRATVDAFAEAEGRRPRILVAKMGQDGHDRGQKVIATAFADLGFDVDVGPLFQTPAEVARQAVEADVHIVGVSSLAAGHLTLVPALREQLAEEGREDIMIVVGGVIPPQDVPTLLDMGAAAVFPPGTVIPDAARELVARLAAELGHGEL
- a CDS encoding methylmalonyl-CoA mutase subunit beta codes for the protein MTVLSDDELPLAAEFPSATHDQWRELAAGVLRKSGKEITGQEAEDALSTVVDDGLRVRPLYTSRDTAAAPGLPGFAPFVRGSRPEGNTVGGWDVRQRHTAAGAEAVLADLETGATSLWLVVGETAGIPVDALAGTLDGVHLDLAPVVLDAGEETVPAARRLVRIHEERGVTADAVRGSLGADPLGHEAATGRPYDIGPLVELARLCGTRHPGLRAFTVDALPYHEAGGSAAQELGCSLATGVAYLRALTDAGLSVGQAYEQVREFRYAATADQFLTVAKLRAARRLWARVAEVCGVPRAGGQLQHAVTSPVMMTRRDPWVNMLRTTVATLAAGVGGADAVTVLPFDHALGLPDAFARRIARNTSTVLVEEAHLSRVIDPAGGSWYVERLTEELAHAAWEFFQDIERAGGQAASLRSGLVRDRLAATWSARSTRLAKRTEPVTGVSEFPNLAETPVVRPPAPAPPPGGLPRVRRDEAFEALRARSDAHLAATGARPRIHLAEFGPAGASSARAAFAANLFQAGGIETVTGGAFEDSGARDACLCSSDALYGEQAEDVAARLRAAGAEHVFLAGRPAAHAGVDTYVFTGCDAVSVLTAALDRMGVS
- a CDS encoding acyltransferase family protein, with translation MTTTEPDAYRAAAAVNDTTATIRLRTITVPPVFAESAPDDEVPAGPEPAAAPARPRGVRDRYLDLLRALALVRVVIYHNFGWTWLPLLFPSMGVMFALAGSLMARSLSRPAWSVIRGRMRRLLPPMWMFGAVVLTAMILDGWGPHSEGHPHWWWGKLAFWVLPLSTPPFAETVHGFGGHLPTSWAEQVVVPLWYLRAYLWYVLLSPLMLKAVRRLPWVTLAVPLVLSAVLNSGLLDQSGRIMETATDFTTFGSCWLLGIAHQEGLLRRIPQYVVPSIAPLVLAAGFWWLQQAPVDDPRIGPDLEGVPLAQAVWSFGCVLLLLHLSPSWEQWPRPLEKFNGVVSLLNSRAVTVYLWHCVALVLTEPLIDPLWNNEFCYTHLRWLLSSQWLPLLLAVPLIALALLLFGWVEDVAAKRRPRLFPYPRRAKGRRRA